One genomic segment of Pleurodeles waltl isolate 20211129_DDA chromosome 11, aPleWal1.hap1.20221129, whole genome shotgun sequence includes these proteins:
- the MSL2 gene encoding E3 ubiquitin-protein ligase MSL2 encodes MNPVNATALYISASRLVLHYQPGDPQHFSDINKVLPFFRQSLACCVCGNLLQDPIAPINSTCQHYVCKACKGKKMMMKPSCSWCKDYDQFEENQQLSILVSCYKKLCEYITQTPLAQDILDAVDSSADILALLRDGSVFQEAEKPEETTLAMCLSHSPLPSTSELTSESEASSSQLPDITHSLDIDCSVNGLPNCNGLSVDELSVNIPSPDHSNTIDVCSSAGDDLKTEELSSMQGVCDAVSASDLCTEDMDICAFDDDIKPGDSLLLSVEEVLRSLETVSNSEVCDSDLHHSLEAEVTSRPFSDLSSHTIGHHSLFMSVSHTSPHGISYTSATPKIAKLNRKRSRSESDSEKVQPLPISTILCGPTPGTPAPVMVKREKISLQPMTVPNGGSTPKIGKTLFLSKSLKKNPDHLSKKSHPKSKPGTLKTKDKVKVKIPTCNNMIPGSPTKTVYKKPQEKKGCKCGRATQNPSVLTCRGQRCPCYSNRKACLDCICRGCQNSYMANGEKKLEAFAVPEKALEQTRLTLGINVTSIAVRAAGTSSGVINVTAGSPVATFLAATTHDEKSLDEAIDMRYDC; translated from the exons ATGAACCCGGtgaatgccactgctctctacatttCCGCGAGCCGCCTGGTGCTCCACTATCAGCCCGGGGACCCGCAGCACTTCTCTGACATCAACAAAGTGCTGCCCTTCTTCCGCCAATCTCTAGCCTGCTGTGTGTGCG GAAATCTGCTACAAGATCCAATTGCTCCCATCAACTCAACGTGTCAACATTATGTTTGCAAAGCTTGTAAGGGGAAGAAGATGATGATGAAGCCTTCATGCAGTTGGTGCAAAGACTACGATCAGTTTGAAGAAAACCAGCAGTTGAGTATATTGGTGAGCTGCTATAAGAAGCTGTGCGAGTATATCACTCAAACTCCTTTGGCGCAGGACATATTGGATGCAGTGGACAGCTCTGCTGACATTTTGGCCTTGTTGAGGGATGGCTCAGTTTTTCAAGAGGCTGAAAAACCTGAAGAGACTACTTTGGCCATGTGCTTGTCACATTCCCCGCTTCCATCTACTTCGGAACTTACGAGTGAATCGGAAGCAAGCTCTTCACAGTTACCAGACATTACCCACAGTTTAGATATTGATTGTTCTGTCAACGGTTTACCTAACTGCAATGGGCTTTCAGTGGATGAGCTGTCTGTAAATATCCCATCCCCTGACCATTCAAACACAATTGATGTTTGTAGTAGTGCTGGAGATGACCTAAAAACCGAAGAGCTTTCCAGcatgcagggtgtctgtgatgcaGTCTCGGCCAGTGACCTTTGCACAGAGGATATGGATATTTGTGCATTTGATGATGATATCAAACCTGGCGACTCTTTGTTGCTTAGTGTGGAGGAAGTGCTTCGTAGTTTGGAAACAGTTTCTAATTCAGAGGTATGCGACTCCGATTTGCACCACAGTTTAGAAGCCGAGGTTACCAGCAGACCATTTTCTGATTTATCTTCACACACGATTGGTCATCACAGCCTTTTCATGTCTGTCTCCCATACGTCCCCTCATGGAATCTCATACACCTCTGCCACACCCAAGATCGCCAAGTTGAACCGAAAGCGCTCGCGCTCTGAAAGCGATAGTGAAAAGGTCCAGCCCTTgcccatttctactattttgtgtGGTCCAACACCTGGCACCCCTGCTCCTGTGATGGTGAAGCGGGAAAAAATATCCCTACAACCCATGACTGTGCCTAATGGGGGTTCGACACCCAAAATAGGCAAAACACTATTTCTGTCTAAAAGTCTGAAGAAAAATCCAGATCATTTGTCTAAGAAATCACACCCTAAGTCTAAACCGGGAACATTGAAGACTAAagataaagtgaaagtgaaaattccCACCTGCAATAACATGATACCAGGAAGCCCAACCAAAACTGTGTACAAAAAGCCCCAAGAGAAAAAAGGTTGCAAATGTGGTCGGGCCACCCAAAATCCAAGTGTACTTACATGCCGTGGCCAGCGTTGTCCTTGTTATTCTAACCGAAAAGCTTGCTTGGATTGTATATGCCGCGGCTGCCAAAACTCGTACATGGCGAATGGAGAGAAGAAGTTGGAGGCTTTTGCTGTGCCTGAAAAGGCTCTTGAGCAAACCAGGCTTACTTTGGGTATTAATGTGACCAGCATTGCAGTGCGTGCCGCTGGCACTAGCTCTGGCGTCATTAACGTAACAGCGGGATCCCCAGTAGCAACATTTTTGGCTGCAACTACACACGATGAGAAGAGTCTGGATGAAGCTATAGACATGAGATATGACTGTTGA